The Lacrimispora xylanolytica genome has a segment encoding these proteins:
- a CDS encoding cation-translocating P-type ATPase translates to MENWYEASVSKTLQHFNANENTGLSENEAVNRQKTYGKNEFDKLEKTSLIKDILHHLKDISTIILLLAALLSLGMALKDGHGFIEPVVIVSIVILNLVLAITQERSAEKALEALTSLNSPDCIVLRDGVQKEMDTTELVPGDIILLQLGSIVPADARLITSTNLQVDESALTGESEPSEKNADLLLQGTVPLGDQLNMVFSGCHVTSGHGVAVVTGTGMHSEMGKIAGYLNNSQKIKTPLQRRLEKVAKSISMIAIIAAVLLLVIGLLQGESFWSMVTLAATLAVAAVPETLNLIVTLSLSQGVKNMVNKNALIRKLSAVETLGNTSVICSDKTGTLTQNLMTIEKLWLPGEEPFGAEEEFGQKEKELLTRFALASNATVQMENDGTMTIMGNPTEKAIMRLLHEKGLSKQSISEQFRLVGEIPFSSERKMMTIVLEDTSGGYIILTKGALDRLPLHKFDERMEEAVSHVHELFAKEALRVLALGIRHVDEMPDMDRPEEIERELTLCGLIGLIDPARPEAAQAVERAKMAGIRTIMITGDHAVTASAIAKNIGILGENEKVLTGQQLKDMSDEELCRDIHHYSVYARVSPEDKIRIVEAWQENGEVVSMTGDGVNDTPALKAADVGVSMGRTGTEVAKSASDMVLTDDNFATIIDAVSEGRNVYSNIRKTIYFLLVCNISEIVIMLVAQLRGWGIPVTPIMLLLVNVLGDGIPGLYLARERSDPRLMDREPIRRDEGFLSGGLLTVIIQQTIACSAVVLIGYYIGTFRVLPGNLGPSQAVGQTVAFLILGWTSILHLFTVRSRKSIFKRTLRDNPPVVYSTMAMIAVFSFLAAVPSVGKIFDLTAIGGYHWLIAAGLSLIPTIVAEIGKFIDNQTNIREIREYRHRVIRHKIRRDDSF, encoded by the coding sequence GTGGAAAATTGGTATGAAGCCAGTGTGTCCAAAACACTACAACATTTTAATGCAAACGAAAACACAGGTCTGTCAGAAAATGAGGCAGTTAACCGCCAGAAAACATACGGTAAGAATGAATTTGATAAGCTGGAAAAAACAAGCCTGATCAAGGATATTCTTCATCATTTAAAGGATATTTCTACGATTATCCTGTTGCTAGCCGCGCTGCTGTCCTTAGGCATGGCGCTTAAGGATGGCCATGGCTTTATTGAGCCGGTGGTAATCGTATCCATTGTTATACTGAACCTGGTTCTTGCCATCACCCAGGAGAGAAGTGCCGAAAAGGCGCTGGAGGCATTGACCAGCTTAAACTCGCCGGATTGTATCGTATTAAGGGATGGCGTACAAAAAGAAATGGATACCACTGAGCTGGTTCCGGGAGATATTATTCTCCTCCAGCTTGGAAGCATTGTTCCTGCTGATGCCCGGCTCATTACTTCAACGAATTTACAGGTAGATGAATCAGCACTGACCGGTGAAAGTGAGCCTTCCGAAAAGAATGCAGACCTACTTCTTCAGGGCACAGTTCCCTTGGGAGATCAGCTTAACATGGTATTTTCCGGCTGTCACGTGACCTCCGGTCATGGTGTGGCTGTTGTCACTGGAACTGGTATGCACAGTGAGATGGGTAAAATCGCGGGATACTTAAATAACTCCCAGAAGATTAAAACACCGCTCCAGAGACGTCTTGAAAAAGTAGCAAAGTCCATCAGTATGATTGCCATAATTGCGGCTGTGCTGCTTCTCGTGATTGGTCTGTTACAGGGAGAATCCTTCTGGTCCATGGTCACTCTTGCGGCAACGTTAGCAGTAGCGGCAGTACCAGAGACATTAAATCTAATCGTAACATTATCTCTTTCTCAGGGTGTTAAAAACATGGTGAATAAAAACGCCCTGATTCGTAAGCTTTCCGCAGTAGAAACTCTTGGAAACACATCCGTAATCTGTTCCGATAAGACCGGAACCTTAACACAGAATCTTATGACCATTGAAAAACTCTGGTTACCAGGGGAGGAACCCTTTGGAGCGGAGGAAGAGTTTGGTCAGAAGGAAAAAGAGCTATTAACAAGATTCGCCCTGGCAAGCAATGCAACGGTTCAGATGGAAAACGACGGAACCATGACCATCATGGGCAATCCAACCGAAAAAGCCATTATGAGGCTGCTTCACGAAAAAGGCTTATCAAAGCAAAGTATTTCTGAGCAGTTCCGTCTGGTGGGAGAGATTCCATTCTCATCAGAACGTAAGATGATGACCATTGTTTTAGAGGATACTTCCGGTGGATATATCATTTTGACCAAGGGTGCTTTGGACCGCCTGCCTCTTCATAAATTTGATGAGAGAATGGAAGAAGCAGTTTCTCATGTTCATGAGCTGTTTGCGAAAGAAGCCCTACGAGTACTTGCCCTTGGAATCAGACATGTGGATGAGATGCCGGATATGGATAGACCAGAGGAAATCGAACGGGAGCTTACCCTTTGCGGACTCATTGGATTAATTGACCCGGCAAGACCGGAAGCGGCTCAGGCTGTGGAACGGGCTAAGATGGCAGGAATCAGGACCATTATGATTACTGGAGACCATGCAGTGACTGCCAGTGCCATTGCAAAGAACATCGGAATTCTTGGAGAAAATGAAAAGGTATTAACCGGACAGCAATTAAAGGATATGTCTGATGAAGAGCTTTGCCGTGATATCCATCATTACTCCGTGTATGCCAGAGTATCTCCTGAGGATAAGATCCGTATTGTAGAGGCATGGCAGGAGAATGGAGAAGTGGTTTCCATGACCGGGGATGGTGTCAACGATACTCCGGCATTAAAAGCCGCTGACGTTGGCGTTTCCATGGGACGTACTGGAACAGAAGTAGCAAAGAGCGCTTCTGATATGGTATTAACCGATGATAATTTTGCAACGATTATCGATGCGGTATCCGAAGGACGAAATGTATATTCTAATATCCGAAAGACGATTTACTTCCTTTTGGTCTGCAATATTTCTGAGATTGTTATTATGCTGGTAGCTCAGCTAAGGGGCTGGGGAATCCCGGTCACCCCTATTATGCTTCTTTTGGTCAACGTACTGGGAGATGGTATCCCTGGACTTTACTTAGCTAGGGAACGTTCTGACCCACGTCTTATGGACCGTGAACCTATACGCAGAGATGAAGGCTTCTTAAGCGGTGGTCTTTTAACGGTTATCATACAGCAGACCATAGCCTGTTCCGCAGTGGTACTGATTGGATATTATATCGGAACCTTCCGGGTGCTTCCGGGAAACCTGGGACCATCTCAGGCAGTAGGTCAGACGGTTGCTTTCTTAATCTTAGGCTGGACCTCAATTCTTCATTTGTTTACGGTCCGCAGCAGAAAATCCATCTTTAAGAGAACTCTTAGGGATAATCCTCCGGTGGTCTACAGCACCATGGCTATGATTGCCGTATTCAGCTTCCTGGCGGCGGTACCTTCCGTTGGAAAAATCTTTGATTTAACAGCAATTGGCGGATATCACTGGCTGATTGCAGCAGGACTTTCCCTGATTCCTACCATCGTCGCTGAGATTGGAAAATTCATTGACAACCAGACTAACATTCGTGAGATTCGTGAATACAGACATCGTGTGATCCGTCATAAGATCAGAAGGGATGATAGTTTTTAA
- a CDS encoding helix-turn-helix transcriptional regulator: protein MIGKRIKTLREERHYSQEKLAAELGVSRMTINNYENEKRVPDIDFARQMADYFGVTVEFLMGGTEYRYKRDEVISLKRSETLFRIMEKLPQPEIQEMVSALIETLEKSVELEMADDIVRVMNHCCLQVRRTLYGFENLNEDIVTSVKELKKHSVPEDVIRGAVHYKPRVVYDAAFHATKRIDEELNRCAEIMERNLEKVVGEELKKPVNDALD from the coding sequence GTGATAGGTAAACGTATTAAGACTCTTCGTGAGGAGAGGCATTACAGTCAGGAAAAGCTGGCAGCGGAGCTGGGTGTCAGCCGAATGACGATTAATAATTATGAAAATGAGAAGCGGGTACCTGACATTGATTTTGCCAGACAGATGGCAGATTATTTTGGCGTGACCGTAGAATTTCTTATGGGGGGAACAGAATACCGTTACAAAAGGGATGAGGTAATCTCTCTGAAACGTTCGGAAACTCTGTTCCGCATTATGGAAAAGCTTCCTCAGCCTGAGATCCAGGAGATGGTCTCTGCACTTATTGAGACTTTGGAAAAGTCTGTGGAGCTTGAGATGGCTGATGATATCGTTCGTGTCATGAATCATTGCTGTTTACAGGTAAGAAGGACCTTATACGGCTTTGAGAATTTAAATGAAGATATCGTAACATCTGTAAAGGAATTAAAAAAACATTCTGTGCCGGAGGATGTGATCCGGGGAGCCGTGCATTATAAGCCAAGAGTGGTTTACGATGCCGCATTTCATGCAACAAAGCGAATCGATGAGGAGCTTAATCGTTGTGCGGAAATTATGGAACGAAACCTTGAAAAGGTTGTTGGGGAGGAGCTTAAGAAACCCGTGAATGATGCGCTTGATTAA
- a CDS encoding ABC transporter substrate-binding protein, producing MKRKVKEVVSLALAAGLVVGLIAGCSTGKESGSAEGKKQVTLTFGSHQSGLPTSGIVQELAKDFESETGIKIDFQISPDAQWRDLIKVKLDSGEAPDIICVDTPIGLASSLHMDQYCPELTDQPWVSRIEKTTLAAVSVKDKVYGITFPGAKMYFYLYNKDIFKKLGLSVPTTYKEFLSVCQTLKEAGYTPIYEATTNGWHQVLPLFETGGLWLNQDPDMYEKLNENKIDLDGIPSLLNIIKQLDECAKAGYFGADYLSNAWENAKEAMATERCVMTVAELGFRGQIEKEYPDFKATEKLGAFVMPWGDNQEIGVNPASNAYFINKDSKYIEEAKQFFDFLARPENLQKRLDGQPELSALCWPEITSKYTKEDQAFLDSLKKANVVQTSVNYIDSQWMDVGKDLESMYTGAMTPEEVLKTIMERRIEQAKLQKDPGWVK from the coding sequence ATGAAAAGGAAGGTTAAAGAAGTAGTCAGCCTGGCACTGGCAGCAGGTCTGGTGGTAGGATTGATTGCAGGCTGCAGCACAGGCAAAGAAAGTGGAAGCGCAGAAGGAAAGAAACAAGTGACCCTGACCTTTGGAAGCCATCAAAGTGGACTTCCCACCTCTGGAATTGTTCAGGAGCTTGCAAAAGACTTTGAGAGCGAAACAGGGATTAAGATTGATTTTCAGATTTCTCCTGATGCTCAGTGGAGGGATTTAATCAAAGTGAAACTGGATTCCGGAGAGGCTCCTGATATTATTTGTGTAGATACTCCCATTGGTCTGGCCTCCAGCCTTCATATGGACCAGTACTGCCCAGAGCTGACAGACCAGCCATGGGTGAGCCGAATCGAAAAAACAACACTTGCAGCCGTTAGCGTAAAGGATAAGGTTTATGGAATTACATTTCCAGGGGCTAAAATGTATTTCTATCTGTATAACAAGGATATTTTTAAGAAACTGGGATTGTCCGTTCCCACTACATATAAAGAATTTTTAAGTGTCTGCCAAACACTTAAGGAAGCAGGATACACCCCCATTTATGAAGCGACCACCAATGGCTGGCATCAGGTGCTTCCTCTATTTGAAACCGGTGGCTTGTGGCTCAATCAGGACCCTGATATGTATGAGAAGTTAAATGAAAACAAGATAGATCTCGATGGAATTCCCTCCCTTTTAAACATTATTAAGCAGCTTGATGAATGCGCAAAAGCTGGTTACTTTGGGGCTGATTACTTAAGCAATGCATGGGAGAATGCAAAGGAAGCCATGGCAACAGAACGTTGTGTCATGACCGTTGCAGAGCTGGGATTTCGCGGACAGATAGAAAAGGAATATCCGGATTTTAAAGCAACGGAAAAATTAGGAGCGTTTGTTATGCCATGGGGAGACAATCAGGAAATAGGTGTGAACCCTGCAAGCAATGCTTACTTCATTAATAAAGACAGCAAATACATCGAAGAGGCAAAGCAGTTCTTTGATTTTCTGGCAAGACCTGAGAACCTGCAAAAGCGGCTTGATGGGCAGCCAGAGTTAAGTGCTCTTTGCTGGCCGGAGATAACAAGTAAATATACCAAAGAGGATCAGGCCTTTCTGGATTCCTTAAAAAAGGCAAATGTTGTGCAGACTTCGGTTAATTATATTGACAGCCAGTGGATGGATGTAGGAAAGGACTTAGAGTCCATGTATACAGGTGCTATGACACCGGAAGAGGTTTTAAAGACCATTATGGAACGGCGTATAGAGCAGGCAAAGCTGCAAAAGGACCCGGGCTGGGTAAAATAG
- a CDS encoding sialidase family protein yields the protein MEFKHLPGLTPDGTIYHNVNMGTLEALIPSGSYQFVKAPSLLELPGGDLLCAWSAGSKEGGADESIVCAKLKKGDDRWHRPVKVSRDSKRCEQSPSLFLGPDNAVWVVYTSQAAGVSGKNDTNHTAMIRFQKSFNGGRTWEDPKGLFPDTGSLCSQPIIMLKNKRLIFSNWISRDSMTGLSGDPTVFRISEDEGSTWKTVFMPESQGRIQANIVELEEGHLIAFMRSRSADAIYRSESFDWGSTWSAPVKTVLPNNNSGISALRLKSGRIAIVYNHIAVDSAEEKTENGCPIAVALSEDGGITWPLIRYVELGEGYAGAENQINNRQYETPYLMQGQNGDLHLVFSYKGRACIKYMRFTEADIIGEKRAPEGE from the coding sequence ATGGAATTCAAACATTTACCGGGTCTTACACCGGATGGAACCATCTATCATAACGTTAACATGGGAACCTTGGAAGCCCTGATCCCGTCAGGCTCTTATCAGTTTGTAAAAGCTCCATCTCTTCTCGAACTTCCGGGAGGAGATCTTTTGTGTGCCTGGTCTGCCGGTTCGAAAGAAGGCGGCGCAGACGAAAGCATCGTTTGTGCAAAACTGAAAAAAGGAGACGACCGCTGGCATCGGCCGGTAAAGGTATCCAGAGATTCCAAGCGCTGTGAGCAGAGTCCATCCTTATTCCTTGGCCCGGATAATGCGGTATGGGTGGTTTACACGTCCCAGGCCGCGGGGGTGTCGGGGAAAAATGATACCAACCACACCGCTATGATTCGTTTTCAGAAAAGCTTTAATGGAGGCAGGACATGGGAAGATCCCAAGGGTCTTTTTCCGGATACGGGAAGCTTATGCAGCCAGCCTATCATCATGCTAAAGAACAAAAGGCTGATCTTCTCCAACTGGATCTCAAGAGATTCCATGACAGGGTTATCCGGAGATCCTACGGTCTTTCGGATTTCAGAGGATGAGGGATCTACCTGGAAAACCGTATTTATGCCTGAGAGCCAGGGAAGGATTCAGGCGAACATAGTTGAACTGGAAGAAGGACATCTTATCGCATTTATGAGAAGCCGGTCAGCAGATGCAATCTACCGCAGCGAGTCCTTTGACTGGGGAAGCACCTGGTCTGCACCCGTTAAGACTGTACTTCCTAATAACAATTCCGGTATCAGCGCACTCCGGTTAAAAAGCGGACGAATCGCCATTGTCTATAACCATATTGCTGTAGACAGTGCCGAGGAAAAGACAGAGAACGGTTGTCCCATTGCAGTGGCGCTGTCAGAGGATGGCGGCATTACCTGGCCGTTAATCCGGTATGTGGAGCTGGGAGAAGGTTATGCAGGAGCAGAAAATCAGATCAACAACAGGCAGTACGAGACTCCGTATCTCATGCAGGGACAAAATGGGGACCTGCATCTGGTATTTTCCTATAAAGGCAGGGCATGTATCAAATACATGCGATTTACAGAAGCCGATATCATAGGTGAGAAAAGGGCCCCGGAAGGTGAATAA
- a CDS encoding nucleoside recognition domain-containing protein, protein MLNYLWAFMILVGILWGAFQGNLSAVTDGALNSAKEAVMLSITMLGIMSFWTGIMEIGQKSGLIEKMSKKMGPILRFLFPRIPEDHKSLAYIATNIIANILGLGWAATPAGLKAMEALNELEDDRRKEESQGKRKGKRKPVAEGTANNEMCNFLILNISSLQLIPVTMIAYRSQYGSINPTAIVGPALAATLFSTLVGIAACKILDR, encoded by the coding sequence ATGTTAAATTATCTTTGGGCGTTTATGATCCTTGTTGGGATCTTATGGGGAGCATTTCAGGGGAATTTAAGCGCGGTAACAGACGGTGCTTTAAATTCCGCAAAAGAAGCAGTCATGTTAAGCATAACCATGCTGGGAATCATGTCCTTTTGGACCGGAATTATGGAAATTGGGCAAAAGTCCGGCCTTATTGAGAAAATGTCAAAAAAAATGGGACCAATCCTACGATTTCTGTTTCCAAGAATCCCGGAGGACCACAAATCTCTTGCTTACATAGCTACCAATATCATCGCCAATATCTTAGGTCTTGGCTGGGCGGCCACTCCGGCTGGGTTAAAGGCAATGGAAGCTTTAAATGAGTTAGAGGATGACAGAAGGAAAGAGGAGAGCCAGGGAAAAAGAAAAGGGAAGAGAAAGCCTGTGGCAGAGGGAACTGCGAACAATGAGATGTGCAATTTTCTGATTCTTAACATTTCCTCCCTCCAGCTGATACCCGTTACCATGATTGCCTACCGGAGCCAGTATGGAAGTATTAATCCCACGGCCATTGTAGGTCCTGCACTTGCGGCCACCTTATTCTCTACTCTGGTTGGTATTGCAGCATGTAAGATTCTGGACAGATGA
- a CDS encoding carbohydrate ABC transporter permease yields the protein MGKTRKVIGCMLGNLVAVLTSLIVIIPLVVLFLNSFKTAGEANKMTLSLPKEWMFENYGKVIEQGKLLSSFFNGLLYAVFSVVIVVILVSAAAFVISRNPKGINRFLYYFIISGIALPINNVALMKVLQVLHLVNTQLGIILLYAAINIPLSLFLTYGFIGTIPRELDEAAVIDGCRPGQLFIRVIAPLMKPIVSTLFVLDFMDVWNDFTMPLYYLNNSRKWPMTLAVYNFFGAFEYSWNLVAADIILTLAPVLVVFIIGQRYIVGGVSAGSVKG from the coding sequence ATGGGAAAGACCAGAAAAGTCATAGGCTGTATGCTGGGCAATCTGGTGGCAGTGCTGACCAGTCTTATTGTCATCATACCTTTGGTTGTTTTGTTTTTAAATTCCTTTAAGACAGCCGGTGAGGCAAACAAGATGACTTTATCCCTTCCTAAAGAATGGATGTTTGAAAACTATGGAAAAGTCATTGAACAGGGAAAACTGCTTTCTTCCTTCTTTAATGGACTACTGTATGCAGTGTTCAGCGTAGTAATTGTAGTGATTCTGGTGTCAGCGGCTGCCTTTGTGATCTCAAGAAATCCAAAAGGTATCAACCGGTTTCTCTATTATTTCATCATCTCAGGAATAGCATTGCCTATCAATAACGTAGCACTTATGAAGGTCCTTCAGGTGCTTCATCTGGTCAATACTCAGCTGGGAATCATACTGCTTTATGCAGCCATTAACATCCCCTTAAGCCTGTTTCTGACCTATGGATTTATAGGAACCATCCCCAGAGAACTTGATGAAGCTGCCGTGATAGATGGCTGTAGGCCTGGTCAGTTATTTATCAGGGTAATAGCACCCTTAATGAAGCCTATTGTATCGACCTTATTTGTTCTTGACTTTATGGATGTTTGGAATGATTTTACCATGCCTTTGTATTACCTTAATAATTCCAGAAAATGGCCCATGACCCTGGCGGTCTATAATTTCTTTGGTGCCTTTGAGTATTCCTGGAATCTGGTGGCAGCTGATATTATACTTACCCTGGCTCCAGTGCTGGTGGTATTTATTATTGGGCAGAGATATATTGTAGGCGGCGTTTCCGCGGGTTCCGTAAAGGGATAA
- a CDS encoding sugar ABC transporter permease — MMNRNKLYPWYFAGGAALLFFLLCFVPGILGIAFSFTDWNNFSSEIHFVGLANYKAVFLNNSEYLKYISNTLLFTVVTTIMKTVAGMALALLLTQEFIRFKNFHRMVIFSPQVMSYLVAGLVFRSMLHPTTGFLNNLLRSLSLDWLAKNWLTDLHLVFPTVMAVDTWRGMGYIMVVVIAGLLSVSPEYYEAASIDGASFFQKFKSITLPLLKPVLINVTVLNVTYGLRVFDMIYSLTNGGPGNATGVINTAVYKEFSKGNLAMGTTLSSILFLVVLSLLYFIIKSMEQREVEG; from the coding sequence ATGATGAACCGGAATAAATTATATCCCTGGTATTTTGCCGGAGGAGCTGCCTTACTCTTTTTCCTGCTGTGTTTTGTACCAGGTATTTTAGGAATTGCTTTTTCTTTCACCGATTGGAATAATTTCAGCAGTGAGATTCATTTTGTGGGCCTTGCCAATTATAAAGCAGTCTTTCTGAATAACTCTGAATATTTGAAATATATAAGCAATACCCTCTTATTTACGGTTGTTACAACAATCATGAAAACAGTGGCAGGTATGGCCCTGGCACTCTTACTGACCCAGGAATTTATCCGGTTTAAGAATTTTCACCGAATGGTTATTTTTTCCCCTCAGGTTATGTCTTATCTGGTTGCAGGGCTGGTATTTCGAAGCATGCTCCATCCCACAACCGGCTTTTTAAATAATTTGTTGCGAAGCCTTTCCCTTGACTGGCTGGCAAAAAACTGGCTGACGGATTTGCATCTGGTCTTTCCTACTGTCATGGCCGTAGATACCTGGAGGGGCATGGGATACATTATGGTGGTGGTAATTGCCGGGCTCTTATCGGTTTCCCCAGAATATTATGAGGCAGCCAGCATAGATGGTGCCAGCTTCTTTCAGAAATTCAAATCCATTACACTGCCATTGTTAAAGCCTGTTCTTATTAATGTTACAGTCCTTAATGTGACTTATGGATTAAGGGTATTTGACATGATTTATTCCCTTACCAATGGCGGTCCGGGTAATGCCACCGGCGTTATCAATACGGCTGTTTACAAGGAATTTTCCAAAGGCAATCTGGCCATGGGAACGACCTTATCAAGCATCCTGTTTCTTGTGGTTCTTAGTTTGCTCTATTTTATTATTAAGTCCATGGAACAAAGGGAGGTGGAGGGGTAA